A portion of the Paenibacillus hamazuiensis genome contains these proteins:
- a CDS encoding bifunctional homocysteine S-methyltransferase/methylenetetrahydrofolate reductase, with the protein MKPDLREALKQNIIIGDGAMGTYLYQMGFPVGISYEELNLLRPDVVEGVHRKYYEAGARLIETNTFSANREKLSKYGLENEVEAINRAGVELARKAVGEDAYVIGAIGSIRAGKRKNIRTAKVRDDFKQQIDILLGAKVDGLLFESFYDLEELLIALKIVRKVSMLPVICQFATEGTGTTQDGFTLQEAFLKLQQAGADVIGFNCRSGPNGLMRSLEKVSGLHDIPFSVFPNAGIPDYVDGKYTYAATPEYFGETARKFADLGARLIGGCCGTTPEHIAAIAKSLDGYVPQPAAIDAAPQAAVRPLLQVIESAARPAGPSAGAPKEPTIVDLVRERHTVIVELDPPRDLDIERFMEGAKALKEAHVDALTMADNSLAVTRMSNLALGHLVKQQHGVRPLIHIACRDRNSIGTQSHLMGLHALGIDHVLAVTGDPARFGDLPGSSSVYDLTSFEIIRMIKQLNEGIAFSGKPLKKKANFIVGAAFNPNVKYLDKAVQRLERKVEAGADYIMTQPVYDPELIVKIYEATKHLGVPIFIGFMPLASGNNANYLHNEVPGIQLSDEVLGRMAGLKGEEGRAMGVQITKELLDVAMNYFNGIYLMTPFLAYDMTVQLTSYVWEKAKRRDFHLSPHVK; encoded by the coding sequence ATGAAGCCCGACTTAAGGGAAGCGCTCAAGCAGAACATCATCATCGGCGACGGGGCTATGGGCACTTATTTGTATCAAATGGGATTTCCCGTCGGAATTTCTTATGAAGAGCTGAATTTGCTGAGGCCTGACGTCGTCGAGGGTGTACACCGCAAATATTACGAGGCGGGAGCCCGGCTGATCGAAACGAATACATTTTCGGCAAACCGGGAAAAGCTGTCCAAATACGGGCTGGAAAACGAAGTCGAGGCGATCAATCGGGCCGGCGTGGAGCTTGCGCGCAAGGCGGTCGGCGAAGACGCCTATGTGATCGGAGCGATCGGCTCGATTCGTGCGGGCAAGCGGAAAAACATCCGCACCGCGAAGGTGCGGGATGATTTCAAGCAGCAGATCGACATTTTGCTCGGTGCGAAGGTGGACGGGCTGCTGTTCGAATCGTTTTACGATTTGGAGGAGCTGCTGATCGCGCTTAAAATCGTGCGGAAGGTAAGCATGCTGCCGGTCATTTGCCAGTTTGCGACCGAGGGGACGGGCACGACCCAGGACGGGTTTACGCTGCAGGAAGCGTTCCTCAAGCTTCAGCAGGCCGGGGCCGACGTGATCGGGTTCAACTGCCGAAGCGGTCCGAACGGACTTATGCGATCGCTCGAAAAAGTGAGCGGGCTGCACGATATCCCGTTTTCGGTGTTCCCGAACGCGGGTATCCCCGATTATGTCGACGGGAAATATACGTATGCGGCGACGCCGGAATATTTCGGCGAAACGGCCCGCAAATTCGCCGATCTGGGCGCCCGCCTGATCGGCGGCTGCTGCGGCACGACGCCGGAGCATATCGCCGCCATCGCGAAGTCGCTGGACGGCTACGTGCCGCAGCCGGCTGCGATCGACGCGGCGCCGCAGGCGGCGGTGCGCCCGCTGCTGCAGGTGATCGAAAGCGCAGCCCGTCCGGCGGGGCCTTCCGCAGGGGCGCCGAAGGAGCCGACGATCGTCGATTTGGTGCGCGAGCGCCACACGGTTATCGTCGAGCTGGACCCGCCGCGCGATCTCGATATCGAGAGGTTCATGGAGGGGGCCAAGGCGCTGAAGGAAGCTCACGTCGACGCGCTTACGATGGCGGACAACTCGCTTGCCGTCACGCGGATGAGCAATCTGGCGCTCGGCCATCTCGTCAAGCAGCAGCACGGCGTCCGCCCGCTCATTCATATCGCCTGCCGCGACCGCAACTCGATCGGAACGCAGTCGCACCTGATGGGGCTTCATGCGCTCGGCATCGACCACGTGCTTGCGGTGACCGGGGATCCGGCCCGCTTCGGCGATTTGCCGGGATCGAGCTCCGTATACGATTTGACGTCGTTTGAAATCATCCGGATGATCAAGCAGCTCAACGAGGGGATCGCTTTTTCCGGGAAACCGCTGAAGAAAAAAGCGAACTTTATCGTCGGGGCGGCTTTTAACCCGAACGTAAAATATTTGGACAAAGCGGTGCAAAGACTCGAACGCAAAGTCGAAGCCGGGGCCGATTACATCATGACGCAGCCGGTGTACGATCCGGAGCTGATCGTCAAAATTTACGAAGCGACGAAGCATCTCGGCGTACCGATTTTTATCGGGTTTATGCCGCTGGCGAGCGGCAACAATGCAAACTACCTGCACAACGAGGTGCCCGGCATTCAATTGTCGGACGAAGTGCTCGGCCGCATGGCCGGTCTGAAAGGCGAAGAGGGGCGCGCGATGGGCGTGCAGATCACGAAGGAACTGCTCGACGTGGCGATGAACTATTTCAACGGAATATACTTAATGACGCCGTTCCTTGCGTACGATATGACCGTCCAATTGACGAGTTATGTGTGGGAAAAGGCGAAACGCCGCGATTTCCACTTGTCCCCACATGTAAAATGA
- the coaBC gene encoding bifunctional phosphopantothenoylcysteine decarboxylase/phosphopantothenate--cysteine ligase CoaBC, translating into MLQGKTVLLGVCGGIAAYKAAALCSKLAQAGAQVRVIMTKSATEFIAPLTFQTLSRHDVMIDTFDEKDASVVSHIHLADSADVAVVAPATANMIGKMALGLADDMLSTTLLATTAPVFVAPAMNVHMYAHPAVQQNMRTLAERGVRFIEPGTGQLACGYVGKGRLAEPEEIFAEISRFFQQDKPLQGKKVIVTAGGTVERIDPVRYLTNDSSGKMGFAIAEEARRMGAEVVLVSGKATAPVPAGVNYVGVESARDMLQAVLDRFEDADIVIKAAAVADYRPAEQAPQKIKKNEETMTITLVKNQDILQTIGERKTKQFIVGFAAETEKIDEYAMAKLRKKRCDLVVANDVSAEGAGFGVDTNVVRIYDKDGLVEALPMMGKNEVAARLLKLVASRLPDRKGAD; encoded by the coding sequence ATGCTTCAAGGAAAGACGGTGCTGCTCGGCGTATGCGGGGGAATAGCGGCGTATAAGGCGGCGGCGTTGTGCAGCAAGCTGGCACAGGCAGGGGCTCAGGTAAGAGTGATTATGACCAAGTCCGCGACCGAATTTATCGCACCGCTGACGTTCCAAACATTGTCCCGCCACGACGTGATGATCGATACTTTTGACGAGAAGGACGCTTCGGTCGTCTCGCATATCCATTTGGCCGACAGCGCCGACGTGGCGGTCGTCGCCCCGGCTACGGCGAATATGATCGGCAAAATGGCGCTCGGTCTGGCCGACGACATGCTCAGCACAACGCTGCTCGCGACGACGGCGCCCGTTTTTGTCGCTCCCGCCATGAACGTGCACATGTACGCCCATCCGGCCGTGCAGCAAAACATGCGGACGCTTGCGGAGCGCGGCGTTCGTTTTATCGAGCCGGGCACCGGACAGCTTGCCTGCGGTTACGTCGGCAAAGGGCGGCTTGCCGAGCCGGAGGAGATTTTCGCGGAAATCTCGCGGTTTTTTCAGCAGGACAAGCCGCTGCAAGGAAAAAAAGTGATCGTCACCGCCGGGGGGACCGTCGAACGGATCGATCCCGTCCGTTATTTGACCAACGACTCGTCGGGCAAAATGGGCTTTGCCATTGCGGAGGAAGCGAGGAGAATGGGCGCGGAGGTCGTGCTCGTCAGCGGCAAAGCGACCGCTCCCGTACCTGCAGGCGTGAACTATGTCGGGGTGGAGTCTGCACGAGATATGCTGCAGGCGGTGCTTGACCGGTTTGAGGATGCCGATATCGTGATCAAGGCTGCTGCGGTGGCCGACTACCGTCCGGCGGAGCAGGCCCCGCAAAAAATCAAGAAAAACGAAGAGACGATGACGATTACGCTCGTCAAAAATCAGGATATTTTGCAAACGATCGGGGAGCGCAAGACAAAGCAGTTTATCGTCGGTTTCGCCGCGGAAACGGAAAAGATCGACGAGTATGCGATGGCCAAGCTTCGCAAAAAGCGGTGCGATCTCGTCGTCGCCAACGACGTGAGCGCCGAAGGCGCCGGTTTTGGCGTCGATACGAATGTCGTACGGATTTACGACAAGGACGGGCTTGTGGAGGCTTTGCCGATGATGGGCAAAAACGAGGTGGCAGCGAGGCTGCTTAAGCTGGTCGCCTCCCGGCTGCCGGACCGCAAAGGAGCGGACTGA
- the rpoZ gene encoding DNA-directed RNA polymerase subunit omega: MLYPSIDKLLEKVDSKYSLVVAAARRARLLRDGAKTEVRDRKSNKYVGLALEEIYEEHINYEKLQNKEALK, from the coding sequence ATGTTGTATCCTTCTATCGATAAATTGCTTGAAAAAGTGGACAGCAAATATTCGCTCGTCGTTGCCGCTGCACGCAGAGCGCGTCTGCTCCGCGACGGCGCCAAAACGGAAGTGCGCGACCGGAAATCGAACAAATACGTAGGCCTCGCGCTGGAGGAAATTTACGAAGAGCACATCAATTACGAAAAGCTGCAAAACAAAGAAGCATTAAAGTAA
- the priA gene encoding primosomal protein N', with protein sequence MYAKVIVDVPAKQTDRPFDYAVPEALREWIAVGSRVGVPFGPRVLQGFVVGLQQHTEMDPSKLKAIEQVLDLYPPLTPELVDLARWLSEKYICPRIVALQAMIPGALKSKYERHVRAADTLDEADGLIGVPGQEEILAYVRGKQSVQLEALLERFQAEGALVKELIRSGKLIEFPYMKDRMSAKKVLTVFPPDHPEQYIDQIPARSAKQKEVLQFFTRSPGPVKLTELISELQISASTVKGLADKGIVTIREVEVFRDPYANRSFRKTEPLPLTEEQMGVFAEIRESVRTRTHEVFLLQGVTGSGKTEVYLQSIQECLDRELEAIVLVPEISLTPQMVERFKGRFGDEVAVLHSRLSQGERYDEWRKIMLKKVKVVIGARSAVFAPFANIGLIIIDEEHETSYKQEESPKYHARDVAIARARRHGAAVVLGSATPSLESVYNATVAIRPNDEMKHAYRLLTMASRVENRPLPKVHIVDMREQLKAGNRSMFSRPLYKAIEERLHKKEQIVLLLNRRGYSTFVMCRTCGYVASCPHCDISLTYHQNARSVRCHYCGYAEREPVECPSCAGEHIRHFGTGTQRVEEELGKLFPGIRVIRMDMDTTTEKGSHEKWLTLFRNRQADVLLGTQMVAKGLDFPYVTLVGALAADSVLNLPDFRSAERTFQLLTQVAGRAGRHELPGEVYVQTYTPEHYSIVSASRHDYSGFMREELGMRKAGKYPPYRRLILITMSHEQVQLLVRFAESLVQRLKELAENAPGMDVLGPVASPISRIKDRYRFQCMIKYRGGSDVASLVRQAVQSLEETIAKHKLQISIDVDPQLLM encoded by the coding sequence ATGTACGCGAAAGTGATTGTCGACGTCCCGGCGAAGCAGACGGACCGCCCGTTCGATTATGCCGTGCCTGAAGCGCTGCGGGAATGGATTGCCGTCGGCTCGCGGGTTGGCGTACCTTTCGGCCCGCGTGTGCTTCAAGGGTTTGTGGTCGGTCTGCAGCAGCATACGGAAATGGATCCGTCCAAGCTGAAGGCGATCGAACAGGTGCTCGATTTGTATCCGCCGCTTACTCCGGAACTTGTCGATCTTGCCCGCTGGCTAAGCGAAAAATACATATGCCCGCGCATCGTTGCATTGCAGGCCATGATCCCGGGAGCGCTGAAATCGAAATACGAAAGGCACGTTCGCGCCGCGGACACTTTGGATGAAGCGGACGGGCTGATCGGCGTTCCCGGGCAGGAAGAGATTTTGGCTTATGTAAGAGGAAAGCAATCGGTTCAGCTGGAAGCGCTGCTTGAAAGATTTCAAGCGGAAGGCGCGCTTGTCAAGGAACTGATCCGCTCCGGCAAACTCATCGAATTTCCTTATATGAAAGACCGCATGTCGGCCAAAAAAGTATTGACCGTATTCCCCCCCGATCATCCGGAACAATACATCGATCAAATCCCGGCCCGCTCCGCCAAGCAAAAGGAAGTGCTTCAGTTTTTCACCCGTTCGCCCGGCCCCGTCAAATTGACGGAATTGATCTCGGAGCTCCAGATCAGCGCAAGCACCGTCAAAGGACTCGCCGACAAAGGCATCGTCACGATCCGCGAGGTCGAAGTATTCCGCGACCCTTATGCGAATCGAAGCTTCCGCAAAACGGAGCCGCTGCCGTTAACCGAAGAGCAGATGGGCGTATTTGCGGAAATTCGCGAAAGCGTGCGCACGCGGACGCATGAGGTTTTTTTGCTGCAGGGCGTCACGGGCAGCGGAAAAACGGAGGTATACCTGCAATCGATCCAGGAATGTCTCGACCGGGAACTCGAGGCGATCGTGCTCGTGCCGGAAATTTCGCTCACTCCGCAAATGGTCGAGCGGTTTAAAGGCCGGTTCGGCGATGAGGTGGCGGTGCTTCACAGCCGCTTGTCCCAGGGCGAGCGGTACGACGAATGGCGCAAAATTATGCTGAAGAAGGTCAAGGTGGTCATCGGCGCCAGATCGGCGGTGTTCGCTCCTTTTGCCAATATCGGACTCATTATTATCGATGAAGAGCATGAGACTTCATACAAGCAGGAGGAAAGCCCGAAATATCACGCGCGGGACGTTGCGATCGCGAGGGCTCGCCGCCATGGGGCTGCAGTCGTATTAGGCTCGGCGACGCCGTCGCTGGAAAGCGTCTATAATGCGACGGTCGCCATCCGTCCGAATGACGAGATGAAACATGCGTACCGATTGCTGACGATGGCGTCGAGAGTGGAAAACCGGCCGCTGCCGAAGGTGCATATCGTCGATATGCGGGAGCAGCTGAAGGCGGGCAACCGCTCGATGTTCAGCCGCCCCCTGTATAAAGCGATCGAAGAACGGTTACACAAGAAAGAACAGATCGTTTTGCTGCTCAACCGCAGAGGCTATTCGACGTTTGTCATGTGCCGCACTTGCGGATATGTGGCAAGCTGCCCGCACTGCGACATTTCGCTGACGTATCATCAAAACGCGCGCTCCGTGCGCTGCCATTACTGCGGGTACGCCGAGCGGGAGCCGGTGGAATGTCCGAGCTGCGCCGGCGAGCATATCCGCCACTTCGGCACCGGCACGCAGCGGGTCGAAGAGGAGCTCGGCAAGCTGTTTCCGGGCATCCGGGTCATCCGCATGGACATGGACACGACGACGGAAAAAGGCTCGCACGAAAAATGGCTGACCTTGTTCAGAAACCGTCAGGCGGACGTGCTGCTAGGCACGCAGATGGTCGCCAAGGGGCTCGACTTCCCTTATGTGACGCTGGTCGGCGCGTTGGCGGCGGACTCGGTGCTGAACTTGCCCGATTTCCGTTCCGCCGAGCGCACGTTTCAGCTGCTGACGCAGGTGGCCGGAAGGGCCGGCCGCCACGAGCTGCCGGGGGAAGTATACGTACAAACGTATACGCCCGAGCATTACAGCATCGTAAGCGCCAGCAGGCACGATTACTCCGGCTTTATGCGCGAGGAGCTCGGCATGCGCAAAGCGGGGAAATACCCGCCGTACCGGCGTCTGATTCTCATCACGATGTCGCACGAGCAGGTGCAGCTGCTCGTCCGTTTTGCCGAATCGCTCGTGCAAAGGCTTAAGGAGCTGGCGGAGAACGCACCCGGCATGGACGTGCTGGGGCCCGTCGCATCGCCGATCTCCCGAATCAAAGATAGATATCGGTTCCAATGCATGATAAAATATCGGGGAGGGAGCGACGTCGCCTCCCTTGTCCGGCAAGCGGTGCAATCGCTTGAAGAGACGATCGCAAAGCATAAGCTGCAGATCAGCATCGACGTGGACCCGCAGCTGTTGATGTAA
- a CDS encoding YicC/YloC family endoribonuclease, whose product MIRSMTGFGQANRLIAGYRVQIDAKSVNHRYCEAVIRLPREWLALEDPLKKTVQLAVKRGRIDLFVSIERENAPGKAVSIDWSLAEGIRQAAGQLKERFGLTDAIGLKELLQFPDVVKITDKLLEADDTIVAEFQKCAEAALERLTAMREAEGRHLRADLLQRLDDLEEKRREMRRFAPLVVQEYAQKLRQRIQELLSAQTAVIDEQRLAMEVAIFADRANVDEELTRLESHFLQFRSLLDSGEPAGRQLDFLVQEMNREVNTIGSKAGHVELTGRVVSMKAELEKIREQVQNIE is encoded by the coding sequence ATGATTCGAAGCATGACCGGGTTCGGACAAGCGAACCGCTTGATCGCCGGCTACCGGGTACAGATCGATGCCAAATCGGTTAACCATCGCTATTGCGAAGCGGTGATCCGGCTCCCGAGAGAATGGCTGGCGCTTGAGGACCCGCTCAAGAAAACGGTTCAGCTGGCGGTCAAACGGGGACGCATCGATCTGTTCGTCTCCATCGAACGGGAGAATGCGCCGGGCAAGGCCGTCAGTATCGATTGGAGCCTTGCGGAAGGGATACGGCAAGCGGCGGGGCAGCTCAAGGAACGGTTCGGCTTGACGGATGCGATCGGCTTAAAGGAGCTGCTGCAATTTCCCGACGTCGTTAAAATAACGGACAAACTGCTGGAAGCGGACGATACGATCGTAGCGGAGTTTCAGAAGTGTGCCGAAGCTGCGCTGGAGCGTTTAACGGCGATGAGAGAAGCCGAAGGGCGCCACCTTAGAGCCGATCTTCTGCAGCGGCTCGATGATCTGGAGGAGAAACGCCGGGAAATGCGGCGGTTTGCTCCGCTTGTCGTCCAGGAATATGCGCAAAAGCTGCGGCAGCGGATTCAGGAGCTGCTCTCCGCACAGACGGCGGTCATCGACGAGCAGCGGCTGGCCATGGAAGTGGCGATTTTCGCGGACAGGGCGAATGTCGACGAAGAGCTGACGAGGCTGGAGAGCCATTTTCTTCAGTTCCGCAGCCTGCTGGACAGCGGCGAACCTGCGGGACGTCAGCTGGACTTTCTGGTACAGGAGATGAACCGCGAGGTCAACACGATCGGATCGAAGGCCGGCCATGTGGAATTGACCGGACGGGTCGTGAGCATGAAGGCCGAGCTTGAAAAGATTCGGGAGCAAGTGCAAAATATAGAATAA
- the remA gene encoding extracellular matrix/biofilm regulator RemA, whose protein sequence is MAIKLINIGFGNIVSANRIISIVSPESAPIKRIIQEARDRHMLIDATYGRRTRAVIITDSDHVILSAVQPETVAHRLSNKDDDHDE, encoded by the coding sequence ATGGCTATCAAGTTAATCAATATCGGTTTCGGGAACATTGTGTCCGCTAACCGGATCATTTCGATCGTCAGCCCCGAATCCGCGCCGATCAAAAGGATCATTCAGGAGGCGCGCGACCGGCACATGCTGATCGATGCGACTTACGGACGCCGTACCCGGGCCGTTATTATTACCGACAGCGACCATGTCATATTGTCGGCGGTTCAACCGGAGACGGTAGCACATCGACTTTCCAACAAGGACGATGATCATGACGAGTAG
- the gmk gene encoding guanylate kinase — MTSSKNGNPASCERGVLTVLSGPSGVGKGTVCSALRKMSAGLVYSVSATTRAPRPDEVEGVNYFFKSREQFQQLIDRDELLEWAEYAGNYYGTPRRFVEETLNSGKDIILELEVQGALKVKRKFPEGVFIFLLPPSLDELRNRSRGTETEEVIRSGITEAVNELKLIEHFDYAVVGDRVELACSRIQSIITAEHCRKEKVFPKIRPWLDEVRS, encoded by the coding sequence ATGACGAGTAGTAAAAACGGAAATCCCGCTTCGTGTGAAAGAGGGGTTCTGACCGTTTTATCCGGTCCTTCCGGCGTCGGCAAAGGAACGGTATGCAGTGCGCTTCGCAAGATGTCGGCCGGCCTTGTGTACTCCGTGTCCGCAACGACGCGGGCGCCGCGTCCGGACGAGGTCGAAGGCGTGAATTATTTTTTCAAGTCCAGGGAACAATTTCAGCAGCTCATAGACCGGGACGAGCTGCTCGAATGGGCCGAGTATGCCGGCAATTACTACGGCACCCCGCGCAGGTTTGTCGAGGAGACGCTGAACTCCGGAAAAGATATTATTCTGGAGCTCGAAGTTCAAGGTGCGCTGAAGGTGAAGAGGAAGTTTCCCGAAGGCGTGTTCATATTTCTGCTGCCTCCGTCGCTGGACGAGCTGCGAAATCGGAGCCGCGGTACGGAAACGGAGGAGGTCATCCGCAGCGGCATAACGGAAGCCGTCAACGAGCTGAAGCTCATTGAGCATTTCGATTATGCTGTCGTGGGCGACCGGGTGGAGCTTGCCTGCTCGCGCATTCAATCGATCATTACTGCGGAGCATTGCCGCAAGGAAAAGGTTTTTCCAAAAATCAGACCATGGCTGGATGAGGTGAGATCATAA